The following proteins come from a genomic window of Lolium rigidum isolate FL_2022 chromosome 5, APGP_CSIRO_Lrig_0.1, whole genome shotgun sequence:
- the LOC124658125 gene encoding probable purine permease 5 produces MEKHGGDGGGNGLRHHAIQIPLTAPAPGPDWEEPNVSLRQKASKIMSASTAAYCSKPGSFWALLVLSAGAMLTAFPASSLLSRLYYNGGGQSKWILSWSAVAGWPIPALLLLPCYLLLDGASPTWPPPPRLCLWYALLGLLSAADNLMYAWAYAYLPASTASLVAASSLAFSAVFGRLIVKQKNRMGLSTVNAIVVITAGVVIVALDSGSDRYPGVTGKQYALGFVLDVAGSALHGLIFALSELAFVTHLAAAGNNDGGVSSSSRFHVVLEQQVAVSLSAFAFTSAGLAAFGEGFGAMRMEAAVFSAGGGGKAGYAMVLGWSAATFQLGVLGATGVVYLGSTVLAGVLNAVRVPVTSVAAVIWFHDPMSGFKILSLVITVWGFGSYVVGHSGAAKKTFRDRSRSGSQTMS; encoded by the exons ATGGAGAagcacggcggcgatggcggcggcaatGGGCTCCGGCACCACGCCATCCAAATCCCGCTCACAGCTCCAGCCCCAGGTCCG GACTGGGAGGAGCCCAACGTCTCGCTGCGCCAAAAAGCATCGAAGATCATGTCTGCCTCCACGGCGGCGTACTGCAGCAAGCCCGGCTCATTCTGGGCGCTCCTCGTCCTCAGCGCCGGCGCGATGCTCACCGCGTTCCCGGCGTCGAGCCTGCTGTCGCGGCTCTACTACAACGGCGGCGGGCAGAGCAAGTGGATCCTGTCGTGGTCCGCGGTCGCCGGCTGGCCCATTCCTGCGCTGCTCCTGCTCCCCTGCTACCTCCTGCTCGACGGGGCGTCGCcgacgtggccgccgccgccgaggctgtGCCTCTGGTACGCCCTGCTGGGCCTCCTCAGCGCAGCCGACAACCTCATGTACGCATGGGCCTACGCGTACCTGCCGGCCTCcaccgcctccctcgtcgccgcgTCGTCCCTCGCCTTCTCGGCGGTCTTCGGCCGCCTGATCGTGAAGCAGAAGAACCGGATGGGGCTGTCGACGGTGAACGCCATCGTCGTGATCACCGCCGGCGTGGTGATCGTGGCGCTGGACTCGGGCTCCGATAGGTACCCGGGCGTGACCGGCAAGCAGTATGCGCTGGGCTTCGTGCTGGACGTGGCCGGCTCGGCCCTCCACGGCCTCATCTTCGCGCTCTCGGAGCTCGCCTTCGTCACGCACCTCGCTGCTGCCGGCAATAATGATGGCGGCGTTTCGTCGTCGTCCCGGTTCCACGTGGTTCTAGAGCAGCAGGTGGCGGTGTCTCTGTCCGCGTTCGCCTTCACGTCGGCCGGGCTCGCCGCCTTTGGGGAGGGATTCGGGGCGATGCGGATGGAGGCGGCGGTGTTCAGCGCCGGAGGGGGAGGCAAGGCGGGGTACGCGATGGTGTTggggtggtcggcggctacgttccAGCTGGGAGTGCTGGGCGCAACGGGAGTGGTGTACCTTGGTTCCACGGTGCTGGCGGGCGTGCTGAACGCggtgagggtgccggtgacgagcgTGGCGGCGGTGATCTGGTTCCATGACCCGATGAGCGGGTTCAAGATCCTGTCTCTGGTCATCACGGTGTGGGGGTTCGGGTCCTACGTTGTTGGCCACTCCGGCGCAGCCAAGAAAACGTTCAGAGATCGATCTCGAAGCGGGAGCCAAACCATGAGCTGA